Part of the Salinigranum rubrum genome is shown below.
GGGTATCGCCCTCCTCCGGTGGGGTGGGTTCTGGAGCGCCATCTGTCTCCCGCTGGTCCACGTTCCGCTCCTGTTGGCTGCGGGCTTTTCCCCGTCGACGACGCCGGTCCTCCTCGCACTGTGGCTCACGAACCTCGCTGCCTTCGTCCTCGGCCGGCAGCACTCCCCGGAAACGGAGGCCGCCGACGCGACCGAGGGAGGCGCCCGCCGATGAGCGCGGGGTCGACGACCGCACGGAAGCGTGACCGGCTCGAACGGTACCTCCGCCGCCGGGCCGCCGAGGGCGAGTTCTACTTCAAGAGCAAGTACATCGCCGACGAGGTCGGCCTCTCGACGAAGGAGATCGGCGCGCTCCTCCCCGACCTCCGGCGGTCGGCGACGGCGTTCGACCTCGAAGAGTGGGGGTACGCGAACGCAACGACGTGGCGGGTCGTCCCGACG
Proteins encoded:
- a CDS encoding DUF7123 family protein, whose amino-acid sequence is MSAGSTTARKRDRLERYLRRRAAEGEFYFKSKYIADEVGLSTKEIGALLPDLRRSATAFDLEEWGYANATTWRVVPTGD